From Vagococcus jeotgali, one genomic window encodes:
- a CDS encoding MBL fold metallo-hydrolase — protein MEETFNVSVLASGSTGNSLFIETKEKKILVDAGLSGKKITNLLAEIDRRPEDLDAILVTHEHRDHVSGVGVLARKYKLDIFANEPTWRGMDKIIGDVAVEQKNIFNLGSILTLGDMDIESFGVSHDAACPQFYQFHKDNKSFVILTDTGYCSDQVKGIIKNADAYLLESNHDPNMLRMGSYPWNTKQRILGDMGHLSNEDGALVATEIIGDKTKRVYLGHLSKENNMKELAHITMTGILNQHDIDTTRQVKIMDTDPEKACDLFAI, from the coding sequence GTGGAAGAAACATTTAATGTGAGCGTCTTAGCTAGTGGTAGTACAGGAAACTCATTGTTTATTGAAACAAAAGAGAAAAAAATATTAGTAGATGCTGGGCTTAGTGGTAAGAAAATAACAAACCTTTTGGCTGAGATAGATCGTAGACCAGAAGACTTGGATGCGATTTTGGTCACTCATGAGCATCGTGATCATGTAAGTGGCGTAGGTGTCTTAGCTAGGAAATATAAATTAGATATCTTTGCTAATGAGCCGACTTGGCGAGGGATGGATAAAATTATTGGGGATGTAGCTGTTGAGCAAAAAAATATATTTAATTTAGGTAGCATATTAACGCTTGGTGATATGGATATTGAAAGTTTTGGTGTGTCTCATGATGCCGCTTGTCCTCAGTTCTATCAATTTCATAAAGACAACAAATCCTTTGTTATTTTGACTGACACTGGCTATTGTAGTGATCAAGTGAAAGGTATCATAAAAAATGCAGATGCTTATCTTTTAGAAAGTAACCATGATCCTAACATGTTACGAATGGGAAGTTACCCGTGGAATACAAAACAAAGAATACTAGGTGATATGGGCCATTTATCAAATGAAGATGGTGCTCTTGTAGCCACTGAAATTATCGGTGATAAAACTAAGCGGGTCTATCTAGGGCATTTAAGTAAGGAAAACAATATGAAAGAGTTAGCTCATATCACAATGACAGGGATATTAAATCAACACGACATTGATACCACACGTCAAGTGAAAATTATGGATACTGATCCTGAAAAAGCTTGTGACTTATTTGCAATTTAA
- the rlmH gene encoding 23S rRNA (pseudouridine(1915)-N(3))-methyltransferase RlmH: protein MKIKIITVGKLKEKYLKQGIEEYSKRLGRYCQLQLIEVPDEKAPEALSEAEMIQVKDKEGERILSKISDQDYVFALAINGKQFSSEDFAKEIDTLTTRGKSQFTFVIGGSLGLSDKVLKRSNQEMSFGKLTYPHQLMKLVLVEQIYRAFRINNGEPYHK from the coding sequence ATGAAAATAAAAATCATAACTGTGGGTAAGTTAAAAGAAAAATATTTAAAACAAGGAATTGAAGAATATAGTAAACGCCTAGGTAGATATTGCCAACTACAATTAATTGAAGTACCTGACGAGAAAGCTCCTGAAGCTTTAAGTGAAGCTGAGATGATCCAAGTCAAAGACAAAGAAGGAGAGCGTATCTTAAGTAAAATCAGTGATCAAGATTATGTGTTTGCCTTAGCTATTAATGGTAAACAATTTTCTTCAGAAGACTTTGCTAAAGAGATAGACACTCTAACAACTAGAGGAAAAAGCCAATTTACTTTTGTGATTGGAGGCTCACTGGGTTTATCAGATAAGGTATTAAAAAGAAGTAATCAAGAGATGTCCTTTGGTAAGCTGACTTATCCACACCAGTTGATGAAGTTAGTTTTAGTGGAGCAGATTTATAGAGCCTTTAGGATAAATAACGGAGAACCGTATCATAAATGA
- a CDS encoding S1C family serine protease, with amino-acid sequence MKTNPTNRKDVTPKNTKNKTNKTKNNSFGKRFGVSVLGGVLGGVLVLGGYGLVISDSTSPITNSPKVENVKPVEEGKTKVSNVNVNVENDTTKAVEKVQGAVVSVTTLQKTQAQLSELERIFGPADGSTEQDGELQEAGEGSGVIYRKDNGKAYIATNNHVVAGADAVQIMLNDGNTAEAKIIGTDVYSDLAVLEIPDEGVTTVAEFGNSNNIKVGEPVLAIGSPLGSVFANSVSKGIISAKDRMITNQTDDGQLINIKAIQTDAAINPGNSGGALVNTEGQVIGINSSKIAQATTGVSAEGMGFAIPSNEVVNIINQLEQGKSVVRPMLGIRMVNLNVISPEDQQNVLKLNGVDINGGVVVASVEKGSPAEKAGLKQYDVITKLDGEEINDTSELQSILYSKKIGDNLEVTYFRNGKQEKTTVKLDQDSSKLMENQQKEEQQPQIKDNSNPFN; translated from the coding sequence ATGAAAACTAATCCAACAAATAGAAAAGATGTCACACCAAAAAACACTAAAAATAAAACAAACAAAACAAAAAATAATTCTTTTGGTAAACGTTTTGGAGTATCTGTTCTTGGGGGTGTCCTAGGTGGTGTTTTAGTACTAGGTGGGTATGGTCTTGTTATTAGCGATTCTACTTCTCCTATAACTAATTCTCCTAAAGTAGAAAACGTAAAACCTGTTGAAGAGGGAAAAACAAAGGTTAGTAATGTCAATGTCAATGTTGAAAATGACACTACTAAGGCTGTTGAAAAAGTTCAAGGTGCCGTTGTTTCTGTAACAACTTTACAAAAGACACAAGCCCAACTCTCAGAACTTGAGCGAATTTTTGGCCCAGCTGATGGTAGTACAGAGCAAGATGGCGAGCTACAAGAAGCCGGTGAAGGTAGTGGGGTTATCTATAGAAAAGATAATGGTAAAGCTTATATTGCTACAAATAATCACGTTGTCGCAGGAGCTGATGCTGTGCAAATTATGTTAAATGATGGCAATACAGCTGAAGCGAAAATTATCGGTACTGACGTCTATAGTGATTTAGCTGTCTTAGAAATTCCAGATGAAGGCGTGACGACTGTTGCTGAATTTGGTAACTCAAATAATATTAAAGTAGGAGAGCCTGTTTTAGCTATCGGCTCACCTCTTGGTTCAGTGTTTGCTAATTCGGTATCAAAAGGAATTATTTCAGCAAAAGACAGAATGATTACTAATCAAACGGATGATGGCCAGTTAATTAATATTAAAGCCATTCAAACAGATGCTGCGATTAACCCAGGTAATTCAGGTGGGGCTTTAGTTAACACTGAAGGTCAAGTCATTGGTATCAACTCAAGTAAAATTGCTCAAGCTACAACTGGTGTTAGTGCTGAAGGAATGGGATTTGCTATTCCAAGTAATGAAGTTGTTAATATCATTAACCAACTAGAACAAGGAAAAAGTGTTGTTCGTCCAATGTTAGGTATACGCATGGTTAATTTAAATGTTATCAGCCCTGAAGATCAACAAAATGTCCTAAAATTAAATGGTGTGGATATCAATGGCGGCGTGGTTGTGGCTTCTGTTGAAAAAGGCTCTCCTGCTGAAAAAGCTGGTTTAAAACAATATGATGTGATCACTAAACTTGATGGTGAAGAAATCAATGACACTTCCGAATTACAATCTATTTTATATTCTAAAAAAATCGGTGATAATTTAGAAGTGACTTACTTTAGAAACGGAAAACAAGAAAAAACAACGGTTAAACTCGATCAAGATTCAAGTAAATTAATGGAAAACCAGCAAAAAGAAGAACAACAACCTCAAATAAAAGACAATAGTAATCCTTTTAACTAA
- a CDS encoding two-component system regulatory protein YycI produces the protein MDFRRVEGIFLVVFLLLNMFLFYIYFEGKQDQDSISRGSITENLEERLHSESIKISEPLSSKKEEGYYISAEEVDLVDLATKTLTNQEWHVNNNQLKSTLMNQSQVYLTNADDLEKVTTFINNPKMVIQGSEYILNATETKAMKHYIYNQFWEGIPFNDETSRLDIEVVSEDFESGVVIGYEQRMIGNIDPLLEKQTLISEREAIISLYTNNRLQPGTTIKGIDLGYTRIFTVRGKNVYIPAWFVTLETSKEMRQTERVNAFTSAVISSGVSEVTH, from the coding sequence ATGGATTTTAGGCGAGTTGAGGGTATCTTCCTAGTTGTCTTCTTGTTGCTAAATATGTTTTTGTTTTATATTTATTTTGAAGGAAAACAAGATCAGGACTCTATTTCAAGAGGTAGTATTACAGAAAATTTAGAAGAGCGACTTCACTCAGAATCCATTAAAATATCAGAGCCCTTATCTTCAAAAAAAGAGGAAGGGTACTATATTTCTGCTGAGGAAGTTGACCTAGTTGATTTAGCAACGAAAACTTTAACAAATCAAGAGTGGCACGTAAACAATAACCAATTAAAAAGTACCTTAATGAATCAAAGTCAGGTTTATTTGACAAATGCTGATGATTTAGAAAAAGTGACGACTTTTATTAATAATCCTAAAATGGTGATTCAAGGTAGTGAGTATATTTTAAATGCTACTGAGACAAAAGCTATGAAGCACTATATTTATAATCAGTTTTGGGAAGGTATTCCTTTTAATGATGAGACTTCTAGGTTAGATATTGAAGTGGTATCTGAGGATTTTGAATCAGGAGTTGTTATTGGTTACGAACAACGCATGATTGGTAATATTGATCCCTTACTTGAGAAGCAAACATTGATTTCTGAGAGAGAGGCAATTATTAGTTTATATACCAATAACCGCTTGCAACCAGGAACAACGATTAAAGGGATTGATTTAGGATATACAAGAATATTTACAGTACGTGGAAAAAATGTGTACATTCCAGCATGGTTTGTGACATTAGAAACAAGTAAAGAGATGAGACAAACAGAAAGAGTTAATGCTTTTACAAGTGCTGTTATCTCCTCAGGTGTCTCAGAAGTTACGCATTAG
- a CDS encoding zeta toxin family protein: protein MEQVDKHLEFAKINKDKFILNLVQDKEPVINKEAIFMAGSPGAGKTEVVSSLTENYKNYVVIDADYFRTQFPEYNGKNSSLFQKGSSWLVEQTLRYVLEKGYSFILDATFAVLSADKNIKRALKSKYSISIFYVYQQPEIAWNFTKKREQVEGRLVPKETFINAFFKSRENIEKVKERYPEIMLNIIVKDYQNNISETHFSADNIELFLPLKYTREELEEHIHE from the coding sequence TTGGAGCAAGTAGATAAACATTTGGAATTTGCAAAAATAAATAAAGATAAATTTATACTGAATCTTGTACAAGATAAAGAACCAGTAATAAATAAAGAAGCTATTTTTATGGCGGGTAGTCCAGGTGCTGGTAAAACAGAAGTTGTATCAAGTTTGACAGAAAATTATAAGAATTACGTCGTTATTGATGCCGATTACTTTAGAACTCAATTTCCAGAATATAATGGCAAAAATTCAAGTCTATTTCAAAAAGGATCGTCGTGGTTAGTTGAACAAACTTTACGATATGTATTGGAAAAAGGTTACTCATTTATCTTGGATGCGACATTTGCGGTTCTCAGTGCTGATAAAAATATAAAACGAGCATTAAAGAGTAAGTATTCTATTTCAATTTTTTATGTGTATCAGCAACCAGAAATAGCATGGAACTTCACGAAAAAGAGAGAACAAGTTGAAGGTAGATTAGTACCAAAAGAAACTTTTATCAATGCATTTTTTAAGTCAAGAGAAAATATAGAAAAAGTAAAGGAACGGTATCCTGAAATCATGTTAAATATCATTGTGAAGGATTATCAAAATAATATATCCGAGACTCATTTTTCAGCAGACAATATTGAACTATTTCTACCATTAAAATACACAAGAGAAGAATTGGAGGAGCACATTCATGAGTGA
- a CDS encoding restriction endonuclease: MLNEKNITSKNENDTEQPISIREKMPEILKILLIDRTKSTAAKTKNIIWATDHYIQYGLPDYAETSPIHPDLVKGIMGKIIVPRALKAEHVKKDRTKTKAEVFTPTWIVKKQNDEVDKSYQEDDFETYIKRKWLEITCGEAPYMVTRYDMETGATISLEKRVGFVDRKLKRISQNIACEDEWHKYAILAYQSSYGFEWSGDSLLLARENLLETYIDYYEDKFSVFPSKENIHQIAETISYNVFQMDGLKYIIPLSETREKNIKAQLSLFDDEPLEEEWIIKPGKRVKIMNWETNKMEFFDKGIK, translated from the coding sequence ATGCTAAACGAAAAAAATATTACATCTAAAAATGAAAACGATACAGAGCAACCTATCTCAATACGCGAAAAAATGCCAGAAATATTAAAAATACTTTTAATAGATAGAACAAAATCAACAGCAGCTAAAACTAAAAATATTATATGGGCCACGGACCATTATATTCAGTATGGTCTCCCTGACTATGCAGAAACCTCTCCAATCCATCCTGATCTTGTTAAAGGTATCATGGGTAAAATTATTGTTCCTCGAGCTTTAAAAGCGGAACATGTCAAAAAAGATAGAACTAAGACAAAAGCTGAGGTTTTTACTCCTACTTGGATTGTAAAAAAACAAAACGATGAAGTCGATAAAAGTTACCAGGAAGATGATTTTGAAACCTATATAAAGCGAAAATGGCTAGAGATAACATGTGGTGAGGCACCTTATATGGTTACAAGGTATGACATGGAAACAGGAGCAACGATATCTTTAGAAAAACGTGTGGGATTTGTAGATCGAAAACTAAAGAGAATTAGTCAAAATATAGCTTGTGAAGACGAATGGCATAAATATGCTATTTTGGCTTATCAATCAAGTTACGGATTTGAGTGGAGTGGCGACTCTCTTTTATTAGCTAGAGAAAATTTGTTAGAAACCTATATTGATTATTACGAAGACAAGTTCAGCGTATTTCCATCCAAGGAAAATATTCATCAAATTGCTGAAACCATTAGCTATAATGTGTTTCAAATGGATGGATTAAAATATATTATACCACTGAGTGAAACACGAGAAAAAAATATCAAAGCACAGCTCTCTTTATTTGATGATGAACCATTGGAAGAGGAGTGGATTATAAAACCAGGTAAACGTGTAAAAATTATGAATTGGGAGACCAATAAAATGGAATTTTTTGATAAGGGGATCAAATAA